Proteins from a genomic interval of Meiothermus sp.:
- a CDS encoding phosphodiester glycosidase family protein, translated as MLPASRLGLSVTQENGATTFHKDGLSFTYVEGLGWIPPLEAGLPPPQGAMLPVEVARAVGLVAAPEAGVRYSASANRLRLVFDLPEGDAVQPVPSDLAPYPGTLELSLPYFAPGLEAVRPAGVEVEARYELQSTQLVLQAPPGRFYRYRTFLLSNPSRYVLDVYYLEPEREEALMPGFRYREVWAWTPEPVRMYWLEALPGRWRMEPVGRPGERKVLPEMAPGALAILNGGYFDGRTGTPIGLWVRGGVPLSLPFGRSALFWQEDSLFAGRPRFAASVQLMDGRNLRVGLNLARARYTVHTLPGLVGRAGEGVHVVQGEQIIATYPAPYELPEGFWALTFPVEEPIARTGETLRLLVSLEPPANHALEAGPLLIQSGANVFDPNAEPFRDRAPVEAVAAQSVVAWSQEGALYFIVTEPMRPEALARVLQGQGFWGAIRMDGGGSAQLWVQGRLRNPGNGLLGVRPVVNGLALYPKP; from the coding sequence ATGCTGCCGGCTTCCAGGCTGGGGCTGAGCGTGACCCAGGAGAACGGGGCCACCACCTTTCACAAGGATGGGCTGAGCTTTACCTATGTGGAGGGTCTGGGCTGGATCCCCCCATTGGAGGCCGGCCTGCCCCCACCCCAGGGGGCCATGCTGCCGGTAGAGGTAGCCCGGGCGGTGGGCCTGGTGGCAGCACCGGAAGCCGGGGTGCGCTATTCTGCCAGCGCCAACCGCTTGCGCCTGGTATTCGATCTGCCCGAGGGCGACGCGGTGCAGCCCGTGCCTTCCGATCTGGCCCCGTACCCAGGTACCCTCGAGCTGAGTCTGCCCTACTTTGCGCCGGGGCTCGAGGCGGTGCGGCCCGCAGGGGTGGAAGTAGAGGCCCGCTACGAACTGCAAAGCACCCAGCTGGTGCTACAAGCCCCGCCGGGCCGCTTCTACCGCTACCGTACTTTTTTGCTTTCCAATCCCAGCCGCTACGTGCTGGATGTCTACTACCTCGAGCCCGAGCGCGAAGAGGCCCTTATGCCAGGCTTCCGCTACCGCGAAGTGTGGGCCTGGACGCCCGAGCCGGTGCGCATGTACTGGCTCGAGGCCCTGCCGGGCCGCTGGCGCATGGAGCCGGTGGGCCGCCCCGGCGAGCGCAAAGTGTTGCCGGAGATGGCCCCCGGGGCCCTGGCCATCCTGAATGGCGGCTACTTCGATGGCCGTACCGGGACACCCATTGGCCTCTGGGTGCGCGGGGGGGTGCCCCTCAGCCTTCCTTTTGGCCGCAGCGCGCTGTTCTGGCAGGAGGATAGTTTGTTTGCCGGACGGCCCCGGTTTGCGGCCTCGGTGCAACTCATGGACGGGCGTAACCTGCGGGTGGGGCTCAACCTGGCCCGGGCCCGCTATACGGTGCATACCCTGCCGGGGCTGGTGGGCAGGGCCGGTGAGGGGGTACATGTCGTGCAGGGCGAACAGATTATCGCCACCTACCCCGCACCTTACGAGCTCCCCGAAGGTTTTTGGGCGCTTACATTTCCTGTGGAAGAACCCATCGCCCGTACTGGCGAGACCCTGCGGCTATTGGTGAGCCTCGAGCCACCGGCAAACCACGCGCTCGAGGCTGGCCCTTTGCTCATCCAAAGCGGGGCCAATGTGTTCGACCCCAACGCCGAGCCCTTCCGCGACCGCGCCCCGGTAGAGGCGGTGGCGGCCCAGTCGGTGGTGGCCTGGTCGCAGGAGGGAGCGCTGTACTTTATCGTGACCGAGCCCATGCGCCCCGAGGCGCTGGCCCGGGTGCTACAGGGGCAGGGCTTCTGGGGGGCCATCCGCATGGACGGCGGGGGCTCGGCCCAGCTCTGGGTGCAAGGGCGCTTGCGCAATCCGGGCAATGGCCTGCTGGGGGTGCGCCCGGTGGTGAATGGGCTGGCGCTGTATCCCAAGCCATAG
- a CDS encoding DNA cytosine methyltransferase, whose translation MHNLSHISLFSGAMGLDLGLEQAGFITQVLVELDPIARQTIQYNLKRLGRTAAIFEDVTQVTAEILLEAAGLRVGEVTLISGGPPCQPFSTAGRRAAIQDPRGSLFRDFVRLIEGVQPRFFVMENVRGLLSAAIRHRPIKERGKGAPPYEPDELPGSAFQVILGEFDRLGYSYVYGLLNAADYGVPQVRERVIIIGSRDHEPIALPRPTHHKDGLHLPRWRTVREAWDGLDDPSPEYPPYPESRLRFLRLIPEGGNWRDLPPELWPEAMGGAFTSGGGKVGFYRRLAWDKPAPTVTTSPAQKATDMCHPSELRPISVREAARLQGFPDEWLFCGSMADRYRQIGNAVPVGLGKAIGESIVATMRGESRTTIRQGRLFELAGKPSS comes from the coding sequence GTGCATAACCTATCGCATATTTCTCTGTTCTCCGGGGCGATGGGTCTAGATCTGGGCTTGGAGCAGGCAGGTTTCATTACGCAAGTTTTGGTTGAGCTAGACCCGATAGCTCGCCAAACCATTCAGTACAACCTCAAGCGCCTTGGTCGCACAGCGGCCATTTTTGAGGACGTAACGCAGGTGACCGCAGAGATACTGCTCGAGGCCGCTGGCCTGCGCGTAGGCGAGGTTACCCTCATTTCCGGCGGCCCCCCCTGCCAACCCTTCAGCACTGCAGGGCGCCGGGCTGCTATACAGGACCCTCGAGGGAGCCTTTTTCGAGACTTCGTTCGTCTTATCGAGGGGGTGCAACCCCGCTTCTTTGTGATGGAGAATGTGCGGGGCCTCCTGTCGGCTGCCATCCGCCACCGCCCCATCAAGGAGCGGGGGAAAGGGGCTCCCCCTTACGAACCCGATGAACTTCCAGGCTCAGCCTTTCAGGTCATCCTTGGGGAGTTTGATCGCCTTGGTTACTCCTATGTATACGGCCTGCTCAATGCGGCCGACTATGGTGTGCCCCAGGTGCGCGAGCGGGTGATTATTATTGGTAGTCGAGACCACGAACCTATTGCCCTGCCCCGACCTACCCACCACAAAGATGGTCTGCACTTACCCCGCTGGCGCACAGTACGCGAGGCCTGGGATGGGTTAGACGATCCATCTCCGGAGTATCCACCTTACCCCGAGTCGCGGTTACGTTTTTTGCGCCTGATTCCTGAGGGGGGCAACTGGCGCGATCTACCCCCCGAACTCTGGCCGGAAGCCATGGGGGGGGCGTTTACCTCTGGGGGAGGGAAGGTGGGTTTTTATCGCCGGCTGGCCTGGGACAAACCAGCCCCCACCGTCACCACAAGCCCTGCACAAAAAGCCACCGACATGTGCCACCCCTCTGAGCTAAGGCCCATTAGCGTCCGGGAAGCAGCCCGGCTGCAAGGCTTTCCCGACGAATGGCTGTTTTGTGGTTCAATGGCAGATCGCTATCGACAAATTGGCAACGCCGTTCCGGTGGGCCTGGGTAAAGCCATCGGCGAGAGCATTGTGGCAACCATGCGGGGGGAATCGCGAACCACCATCCGGCAGGGCCGTCTGTTCGAATTGGCGGGCAAACCCAGCTCTTAA
- a CDS encoding [LysW]-aminoadipate kinase yields the protein MIVVKVGGSEGINYEAVAKDAASLWKSGQKLILVHGGSSETNKIAEALGHPPQFLTHPGGLTSRLTDRKTLEIFEMVYCGLVNKRIVELLQKEGVNAVGLSGLDGRIFEGKRKDAVKYIENGKIKIHRGDYTGSVEKVNTALLTLLLEAGYLPVLTPPAVSYQGEAINTDGDTAAALLATAFKAEALLLLSNIPGLLANFPDESSLIREIPAARVGDPQYMSVAQGRMKKKVLGAVEAVQGGVGRVVFGDARIEQPISAALAGAGTVVR from the coding sequence ATGATTGTAGTCAAGGTAGGCGGTTCGGAAGGCATCAACTACGAGGCGGTGGCGAAGGACGCTGCTTCGCTCTGGAAGTCGGGCCAGAAGCTCATCCTGGTGCACGGGGGCAGCAGCGAGACCAACAAAATTGCCGAGGCCCTGGGCCACCCGCCGCAGTTTCTGACCCACCCCGGCGGTCTTACCAGCCGCCTTACCGACCGGAAGACCCTGGAAATTTTCGAGATGGTCTACTGCGGCCTGGTGAACAAGCGCATTGTGGAGCTGTTGCAAAAAGAGGGCGTCAATGCCGTGGGCCTCTCGGGGCTGGATGGGCGCATCTTCGAGGGCAAGCGCAAGGACGCGGTCAAGTACATCGAAAACGGCAAAATCAAAATTCACCGGGGCGACTACACGGGCTCGGTGGAAAAGGTGAACACGGCCCTGCTGACCCTGTTGCTGGAGGCGGGCTACCTGCCGGTGCTCACCCCGCCGGCGGTCTCGTATCAGGGCGAGGCCATCAACACCGACGGCGACACCGCAGCAGCCCTGCTGGCCACGGCCTTCAAAGCCGAGGCGCTGCTGCTCCTTTCCAACATTCCGGGCCTCCTGGCCAACTTCCCCGACGAGTCGAGCCTGATCCGCGAGATTCCGGCAGCCCGGGTGGGCGACCCCCAGTACATGAGCGTGGCCCAGGGCCGCATGAAGAAAAAAGTGCTGGGGGCGGTAGAGGCGGTGCAGGGTGGGGTGGGCCGGGTGGTGTTTGGGGATGCCCGCATCGAGCAGCCCATCTCGGCAGCGCTGGCGGGGGCCGGTACGGTGGTGCGGTAA
- the ilvA gene encoding threonine ammonia-lyase translates to MAVRLEDIQAAREVIREIVAPTPTLPDPLTSDELGAQVFVKAECLQKSGSFKIRGAYNKIAALTPEEKARGVIAPSAGNHAQGVALAAALQGIRSVIVMPQHAPLTKVVATRRLGAEVVLYGASFDDAVAHAHELQQQHGYTYVHAFNDEKIIAGQGTIGLELLEALPNLDVLVVPIGGGGLIGGIAVAVKSLRPQTRIVGVQAAGCAPVNPSLKAGHPVSVPVAQTIADGIAVKRPGELTLPLIQQYVDQVLEVTDDEIARGIAHCAQNLKLVVEGAGAAGMGAILAGKVPVRPGQTVATVLCGGNIDGNLLSRVIEQVMVRQGRYLLLKLAVVDRPGALARVVDHVAAAGANIIDIFHRRALWLAPLGKVGVELVLEVRDAEHGEEVLARLEQAGYHPERERVGEWPD, encoded by the coding sequence ATGGCAGTGCGCTTAGAAGACATCCAGGCCGCCCGTGAGGTAATCCGCGAGATCGTCGCTCCCACCCCCACCCTGCCTGACCCGCTCACCTCCGACGAGCTTGGGGCGCAGGTTTTTGTCAAGGCGGAGTGTTTGCAGAAGAGCGGTTCCTTCAAGATTCGCGGGGCCTATAACAAAATTGCCGCCCTCACCCCCGAGGAAAAAGCCCGTGGGGTGATCGCCCCTTCGGCGGGCAACCACGCCCAGGGGGTGGCCCTGGCCGCAGCCCTGCAGGGCATCCGCTCGGTGATCGTAATGCCCCAGCACGCCCCCCTCACCAAGGTGGTGGCGACCCGCCGCCTGGGGGCCGAGGTAGTGCTTTATGGGGCCAGCTTCGACGATGCGGTGGCCCACGCCCACGAGCTGCAGCAGCAGCACGGCTACACCTACGTGCACGCCTTCAACGACGAAAAGATCATCGCCGGGCAGGGCACCATTGGCCTCGAGCTGCTCGAGGCCCTGCCCAACCTGGACGTGCTGGTGGTGCCCATCGGCGGGGGCGGCCTGATTGGCGGCATCGCGGTAGCGGTCAAGAGCCTGCGCCCGCAGACCCGGATTGTGGGGGTGCAGGCGGCGGGCTGTGCGCCGGTCAACCCCTCGCTCAAGGCCGGGCATCCGGTGAGCGTGCCGGTGGCCCAGACCATCGCCGACGGCATTGCGGTCAAACGTCCAGGCGAGCTAACCCTGCCCCTCATTCAGCAGTACGTAGACCAGGTGCTTGAGGTCACCGACGACGAGATCGCCCGCGGCATTGCGCACTGCGCCCAGAACCTCAAGCTGGTGGTGGAGGGGGCCGGGGCTGCCGGGATGGGGGCCATCCTGGCCGGCAAGGTGCCAGTGCGGCCCGGCCAGACCGTCGCCACGGTGCTATGCGGGGGCAACATCGACGGCAACCTGCTTTCCCGGGTAATCGAGCAGGTGATGGTGCGGCAGGGCCGCTACCTGCTGCTCAAGCTGGCGGTGGTGGATCGTCCGGGGGCGCTGGCGCGGGTGGTGGATCATGTGGCCGCCGCCGGGGCCAACATCATCGATATTTTCCACCGCCGGGCCCTCTGGCTGGCCCCGCTGGGCAAGGTGGGGGTGGAGCTGGTGCTGGAGGTGCGCGACGCCGAGCATGGCGAAGAAGTGTTGGCGCGGCTCGAGCAGGCCGGCTACCACCCCGAGCGGGAACGGGTGGGGGAGTGGCCGGATTAA
- a CDS encoding CYTH domain-containing protein: MGQEIERKFLVRSSVWKKGAVGTPYRQGYLCRQEERTVRVRIAGDEAYLTIKGQALGMTRLEYEYPIPLAEASELLDRLCIKPLIEKTRYRVEFGGRVWEVDEFMGENRGLVVAEVELESPDQPLELPDWVGEEVTHDPRYLNANLVEHPFSRWGRP, translated from the coding sequence ATGGGCCAGGAAATCGAACGTAAATTTCTGGTGCGTTCCTCGGTCTGGAAGAAGGGGGCGGTGGGCACTCCTTACCGCCAGGGCTACCTGTGCCGACAAGAAGAGCGCACGGTGCGGGTGCGCATCGCCGGCGATGAAGCCTATCTGACCATCAAGGGCCAGGCCCTGGGGATGACCCGCCTCGAGTACGAGTACCCCATCCCCCTGGCCGAGGCCAGCGAACTGCTCGACCGGCTTTGCATAAAGCCCCTGATCGAGAAAACCCGCTACCGTGTTGAGTTTGGCGGGCGGGTCTGGGAAGTGGACGAGTTTATGGGGGAGAACCGGGGCCTGGTGGTGGCCGAGGTGGAGCTCGAGTCGCCCGACCAACCCCTCGAGCTGCCCGACTGGGTGGGAGAGGAGGTCACCCACGACCCTCGCTACCTGAATGCCAACCTGGTAGAACATCCGTTCTCGAGGTGGGGCAGGCCCTGA
- the bshA gene encoding N-acetyl-alpha-D-glucosaminyl L-malate synthase BshA produces MNIAILCHASAGGSGVVATELALALAGLGHDVHLVATERPFRLTEERLNQLGLSSNLRSMGQNPVGGLGRIFQASKQSVARWLGLLKKPLRAGSLNFHQVLSADYPLFQEPLTTLTAANSIAELIERFKIDLVHAHYAIPHATSAILAREMGLDIKVITTLHGTDVTLVGREPAFAKTTQHAVRSSDAVTAVSRALAEEARTQLGVEREIEVIYNWVDPERFQPNRDPAYRARFAQPEEAIVLHVSNFRPVKRPLDALRVFAGILERMPARLLMIGDGPLRQECMELADELEIAGRVQFLESTPSIEKFMSVADLFLLPSEQESFGLVALEAMASGVPVVASRVGGLPELIEEGKTGFLRPMGDIPAMLEASLEILTSRTRRRAMGEAARARAIEHFRPEVVLPRYLEVYEKTLNKVLEAG; encoded by the coding sequence ATGAACATCGCAATTCTTTGTCACGCCAGCGCAGGGGGTTCGGGTGTGGTGGCAACTGAGCTGGCCCTGGCCCTGGCGGGTCTGGGGCATGATGTGCATCTGGTGGCTACCGAACGGCCCTTCCGCCTGACCGAAGAACGGCTCAACCAGCTTGGTCTTAGCAGCAACCTGCGCTCGATGGGCCAGAACCCGGTGGGTGGGCTGGGCCGCATTTTTCAGGCCTCCAAACAGAGCGTGGCCCGCTGGTTGGGTCTGCTCAAAAAGCCGTTGCGGGCTGGTTCCCTCAACTTCCATCAGGTGCTGAGCGCCGACTACCCCTTGTTCCAGGAGCCCCTCACCACCCTTACGGCGGCCAACTCCATTGCCGAGCTCATCGAACGCTTCAAAATCGATCTGGTGCACGCACATTACGCCATTCCACATGCGACGAGCGCCATCCTGGCTCGTGAGATGGGGCTGGACATCAAGGTGATAACCACCCTGCATGGCACCGACGTTACCCTGGTCGGGCGTGAGCCGGCTTTTGCCAAAACCACCCAGCACGCGGTGCGCAGCTCGGACGCGGTGACAGCAGTTTCCCGTGCACTGGCCGAGGAGGCCCGCACCCAGCTGGGGGTGGAGCGCGAGATTGAGGTGATCTACAACTGGGTGGATCCGGAGCGCTTCCAGCCCAACAGAGACCCGGCCTACCGGGCCCGCTTTGCCCAGCCTGAGGAGGCCATCGTGCTGCATGTCTCCAACTTTCGCCCGGTCAAGCGCCCGCTGGATGCGCTACGGGTGTTTGCTGGTATTCTCGAGCGCATGCCGGCCCGCCTGCTTATGATTGGCGATGGACCGCTGCGCCAGGAGTGCATGGAGCTGGCCGATGAGCTGGAGATTGCCGGGCGGGTGCAGTTTTTGGAATCCACGCCCAGCATCGAGAAGTTTATGAGCGTGGCCGATCTGTTCTTGCTGCCCTCCGAGCAGGAGTCCTTCGGTCTGGTGGCCCTCGAGGCCATGGCCAGTGGGGTGCCGGTGGTGGCGAGCCGGGTGGGCGGGCTGCCCGAGCTGATTGAAGAGGGTAAAACCGGTTTCCTGCGGCCCATGGGGGATATACCGGCGATGCTCGAGGCCAGCCTGGAAATCCTCACCAGCCGCACCCGTCGCCGCGCCATGGGCGAGGCGGCCCGCGCGCGGGCTATCGAGCACTTCCGGCCCGAGGTGGTGCTGCCCAGGTACCTCGAGGTCTACGAGAAGACCCTCAATAAAGTGCTTGAAGCGGGGTAG
- a CDS encoding acyl-CoA dehydrogenase codes for MEKLISRRDLEFLLYEVLDVEALTQRERYRDHSRETFKDTLDVAYRIAVEQFATHNKKNDQEEPWFDGERVHTNPEVKAALEAYRKAGLFAATHDYALGGIQLPYVIATAYGALFKAANIATASFALLTAGNANVLRKYGSPDQQKKYLLPQLEGRFFGTMCLSEPHAGSSLTDLLTRAEPQADGTYRLNGSKMWISGGDHEIAENIVHLVLAKIPGGPPGVKGISLFIVPKYLVHEDGRLGPRNGVRVAGLNHKMGYRGIPNCLLSLEDAVGELVGAPHQGLSYMFTMMNEARIGVGMGAMALAYTGYLHALEYAQTRTQGRRLYDKNPASPAVPIIQHPDVRRMLIMQKAYAEGCLHLCLYAARLVDEERTAPTPEAAEQARLLLEVLTPVVKGWSSELGMRANELAIQVHGGYGYTRDYNVEQFYRDNRLNAIHEGTNGIQALDLLARKVGMQGGQGFRLWAQEVERTIQASRDTEALRPYAEALEQALQTTTQVTQHLLNKAAQGEVERAFANSFAYLELFGTVTLAWLWLEQARKALGKEGAFYRGKLEAARYFFLYELDKVPLLAARLMRLDDVFLYPEQDWLIAG; via the coding sequence ATGGAAAAGCTCATCTCCCGGCGCGACCTCGAGTTCCTGCTGTACGAAGTGCTGGACGTGGAGGCCCTCACCCAGCGCGAGCGTTACCGCGACCACAGCCGCGAGACCTTCAAAGATACCCTGGATGTGGCCTACCGCATCGCAGTCGAGCAGTTCGCCACCCACAACAAGAAAAACGACCAGGAAGAGCCCTGGTTCGACGGCGAGCGGGTGCACACCAACCCCGAGGTCAAGGCGGCCCTCGAGGCCTACCGCAAAGCCGGCCTGTTTGCAGCCACACACGACTACGCGCTGGGCGGCATCCAGCTGCCCTACGTGATTGCCACGGCCTACGGCGCTTTGTTCAAGGCGGCCAACATCGCTACCGCCAGCTTCGCCCTGCTTACCGCGGGCAACGCCAACGTGCTCCGCAAGTATGGCTCGCCAGACCAGCAGAAGAAATACCTGCTGCCCCAGCTCGAGGGCCGCTTCTTTGGCACCATGTGCCTCTCCGAGCCCCACGCTGGCTCCTCGCTCACCGACCTCCTGACCCGCGCCGAACCCCAGGCAGACGGCACCTACCGGCTCAACGGCTCCAAGATGTGGATTTCCGGGGGCGACCACGAGATTGCCGAGAACATCGTGCACCTGGTGCTGGCCAAGATTCCGGGCGGGCCACCGGGGGTCAAGGGAATTTCACTATTCATCGTGCCCAAGTACCTGGTGCACGAGGATGGCCGCCTGGGGCCCCGCAACGGGGTGCGGGTGGCCGGCCTCAACCACAAGATGGGCTACCGGGGGATTCCCAACTGCTTGCTGAGCCTCGAGGACGCGGTGGGTGAGCTGGTGGGCGCGCCGCACCAGGGTCTTTCCTACATGTTCACCATGATGAACGAGGCCCGCATCGGGGTGGGCATGGGCGCGATGGCGCTGGCCTACACCGGCTACCTGCACGCGCTGGAATATGCCCAGACCCGCACCCAGGGCCGTCGTCTGTACGACAAGAACCCGGCCAGCCCCGCGGTTCCCATCATCCAGCACCCCGATGTGCGCCGCATGCTGATAATGCAAAAAGCCTACGCCGAGGGCTGCTTGCACCTGTGCCTGTATGCGGCCCGGCTGGTAGACGAGGAGCGTACCGCTCCCACCCCCGAGGCCGCCGAGCAGGCCCGTTTGCTGCTCGAGGTGCTCACCCCGGTGGTCAAGGGCTGGTCGAGCGAGCTGGGTATGCGGGCCAACGAGCTGGCTATTCAGGTGCACGGGGGCTATGGCTACACCCGCGACTACAACGTCGAGCAGTTTTACCGCGACAACCGCCTCAACGCCATTCACGAGGGCACCAACGGCATCCAGGCCCTCGACCTGCTGGCGCGCAAGGTGGGGATGCAGGGAGGGCAGGGCTTCCGGCTGTGGGCGCAGGAGGTCGAACGAACCATCCAGGCCAGCCGGGACACCGAGGCCCTGCGGCCTTACGCCGAAGCCCTCGAGCAGGCCCTGCAGACCACCACCCAGGTCACCCAGCACCTGCTGAACAAGGCGGCCCAGGGGGAGGTGGAACGGGCTTTTGCCAACTCCTTTGCCTATCTGGAGCTGTTCGGCACGGTGACGCTGGCCTGGCTGTGGCTGGAGCAGGCGCGCAAAGCGTTGGGAAAGGAAGGGGCTTTTTACCGGGGCAAGCTCGAGGCCGCCCGCTACTTTTTCCTCTACGAACTCGACAAGGTGCCCCTGCTGGCTGCAAGGCTGATGCGCCTGGACGATGTGTTTTTGTACCCCGAGCAGGACTGGTTGATCGCAGGGTGA
- a CDS encoding SinI family restriction endonuclease — translation MNFEGLLEVAHNIVRSLNRPWDGRLEVILRYCAEHRAFPKIGRLSPEGEDLPTYLKLYITRYYGAREQRLEFRAVGTTPDPAVDVILQAFAGLRDLSVVSEHHRQSMAAENLLGQLLERYIAEQLEPQGWVWCAGNTVRSVDFLSGDLSTALQVKNRDNSENSSSSAIRQGTSIKKWHRINSKTGKTNWPSFPVKEVSLSEEGFHRYIEAYANSLK, via the coding sequence ATGAATTTTGAAGGTTTGCTGGAGGTGGCTCACAACATTGTCCGTTCCCTTAACCGTCCCTGGGATGGCCGCCTCGAGGTCATTCTGCGCTACTGTGCAGAGCACAGGGCCTTCCCCAAGATCGGCAGGTTAAGCCCGGAGGGCGAGGATTTGCCCACTTATTTGAAGCTTTACATTACGCGCTATTACGGGGCTCGAGAGCAACGCCTGGAGTTTCGCGCCGTTGGAACCACCCCTGATCCCGCTGTGGACGTGATTCTCCAGGCATTTGCTGGGCTAAGGGATCTGTCAGTCGTATCGGAGCACCACCGCCAATCGATGGCAGCAGAAAACCTGCTGGGCCAACTACTGGAACGCTACATTGCCGAGCAGCTCGAGCCACAGGGCTGGGTATGGTGTGCTGGCAATACCGTGCGTTCGGTTGACTTCCTGTCTGGCGACCTTAGCACTGCGCTGCAGGTCAAGAATCGAGACAACAGCGAAAACAGCTCTTCTTCTGCTATCCGCCAGGGCACTTCCATTAAGAAGTGGCATCGCATCAATTCGAAAACGGGCAAAACCAATTGGCCCAGTTTCCCCGTTAAGGAAGTGAGTTTGAGCGAAGAAGGCTTTCATCGCTATATTGAAGCTTACGCAAATAGCCTAAAATAG
- a CDS encoding transposase, translating into MELRQSRYPSDLTDQEWAILAPLMPQPSAAPHRPRRIPGGNPERHLLHHPRRLRWRMMPYDLPTETVYHYFRLWRKSGF; encoded by the coding sequence ATGGAACTCAGACAAAGCCGCTACCCCAGCGATCTGACCGACCAGGAATGGGCCATACTGGCACCCCTGATGCCCCAGCCCTCCGCCGCCCCCCATCGCCCCCGGAGAATCCCTGGCGGAAATCCTGAACGGCATCTTCTACATCACCCGCGCCGGCTGCGCTGGCGCATGATGCCCTATGACCTGCCCACTGAAACCGTCTATCACTACTTCCGTTTGTGGCGCAAATCGGGTTTCTGA
- the yjjX gene encoding inosine/xanthosine triphosphatase, producing the protein MVVVGSTNPAKLEPVRLVFAEMFPGLEVRGVEVPSGVRAQPIGYDETLQGALNRARAALAQPGAVWGLGLEAGVEFNAQGSWLFNIAVILRADGRRGMARGGSVLLPPRVGERLFRGEELGLIMDDLVGKKDTKKGSGAVGILTLSRIERMEFWRHTLELALPPFLRPELYPLEGVAYLFPDTQGKSV; encoded by the coding sequence ATGGTTGTCGTCGGTAGCACCAACCCGGCCAAGCTCGAGCCCGTGCGCCTGGTGTTCGCGGAAATGTTTCCGGGCCTGGAGGTGCGCGGGGTGGAGGTGCCCAGCGGGGTGCGGGCCCAGCCGATTGGCTACGATGAAACCCTGCAGGGGGCCCTAAACCGGGCCCGGGCGGCCCTGGCCCAGCCCGGTGCGGTCTGGGGGCTGGGGCTGGAAGCCGGGGTGGAGTTCAACGCCCAGGGGAGCTGGCTCTTCAACATAGCGGTGATCCTGCGGGCCGATGGGCGGCGGGGTATGGCCCGCGGCGGCTCGGTTTTGCTTCCGCCGCGGGTGGGGGAGCGCCTCTTCAGAGGCGAGGAGCTGGGCCTGATCATGGACGATCTGGTGGGAAAAAAAGACACCAAGAAGGGCAGCGGTGCGGTGGGCATCCTCACCCTTTCGCGCATCGAACGGATGGAGTTCTGGCGGCACACCCTCGAGCTGGCCCTGCCCCCTTTTCTGCGCCCGGAGCTTTATCCACTAGAGGGTGTGGCGTACCTGTTCCCCGACACCCAGGGAAAATCGGTATGA